A window of Lepidochelys kempii isolate rLepKem1 chromosome 1, rLepKem1.hap2, whole genome shotgun sequence contains these coding sequences:
- the TUBGCP6 gene encoding gamma-tubulin complex component 6 isoform X3 — protein MTPDIDLWDAVLTYGPSKRRCWERIGCPPGKKEEPYLTEAGREAFDNFYRLREGELELFSNTILQLPQLVLMKEFELVKDVLNVLIGVVSATFSLNQAAQTFVIKQGIYVSGTSPESMNNLLSEVAEYGTYYTRLSRFSLQPVLDSLYNKGLVFQAFTSGLRKYLQYYRACVLSTPPTLSLLTISFLFRKLGRQLRYLAELCGIGTTVLGISRGAGASFPTGVRLLSYLYKEALNNCSNEHYPVLLSLLKTSCEPYTRFIYDWVYSGVFRDVYGEFMIQVNEDYLSFRDKHYWTHGYILISKEVEDCVPVFLKHIANDVYICGKTINLLKLCCPRVSVTGCRNMILLYQFHFHIWMYVLYLKHYICWSDIPVPRISVIFSLEELKEIERDCAVYVGRMERIARYSSISKEEKDLRMEIAKQELIVHARETASKVLKAINDQQISERMTLDARKREQFQKLKEQFAKDQERRLTMKQEEIDDDFSYARELREREKRLKALEEELEKKARQEIIDHYSKLSDDAARREQRALWKIQRHKLETARLNFLLEDQKHIEEMLEKLPNGKYRRKLDIIPHKQCQTVSLVDAAVEEPSSQVSSVEPVHSDNNVVRGDSESGLKSVTSAEKPLALSRPVNTHINQRPEQDAAGTESQLLSTEQTWDPSQSANSLPESSLNIEDFLPESQEEQPAAVGSLLDEGSLLDEAFQNISSELPETTQISESQRLLIEALQGEGNTQLHQQSEYDFNTILRPAAVSQGHGRVGENVLVETRRLQWNIHGHVSNASFNVGEYVPCAETSQSHSNPYGHSSDSHIKIGEYTSEVESSRPRWNIHGHISAAHIKIGEYTSEVESSRPRWNVHGHASEANIKIGEYVSNIEPTRPRWNIHGHASDANIKIGENVSEPVPSRARWNIHGHASDANIKIGENVSEAVPSRPRWNIHGHASQSHIKMGELVSDTELSKPRWSPFGHASQSNIKIGEWSPSTESDPIPHNKTISGHTSDSTVQTFQCNGEFSPSVESKRDNKSSEGKEEVLPQSQSSDSVPVLSDSNIEGEKQENITEEREKQEVIAKDVSKDLPPELPQGSQTEEPEKSIALTVTPQETLLSEACASETKQKEDDDDTWRKEQAYLKALSDQYCLEKYQDSYDLMSELPVSHLLHHVIPRSYTFPVDPLVQSATDETAVQLSELLSLPVLMKHSITAPLVSHVSLVNKAIVDYYFVELNIEKHFEALRHFLLMEDGEFAQSLSDLLFEKLGSGQTPGELLNPLVLNSILNKALQYSLHGDTQLASNLSFALKYLPEMFKPNAPDALNCLELRYKVDWPLNIVITESCMNKYNKIFSFLLQLKHMVWTLKDIWFHLKRTALVSRASNSVQFRQLQLYKHEMQHFVKVIQGYIANQILHVTWCEFGNKLSSVGNLEEIHRTHAEYLNKAIFRGLLTEKATPVMNIIHSIFSLILKFRSQLISQSWNFDAGEQMAVHPNFGLMQQSYNTFKYYSHFLFKVVTKLVNRGYQPHLEDFLLRINFNNYYKDN, from the exons ATGACTCCAGACATAGACCTCTGGGATGCCGTACTTACTTATGGACCCAGCAAACGAAGATGCTGGGAAAGAATTGGATG CCCACCTGGTAAAAAAGAGGAACCATATCTTACTGAAGCTGGAAGAGAAGCTTTTGACAATTTTTATAGGCTTCGAGAAGGGGAATTAGAACTATTTAGCAATACCATTCTCCAGCTTCCACAGCTTGTGCTAATGAAAGAATTTGAACTGGTTAAAGATGTTTTGAATGTCCTTATTGGTGTGGTATCTGCTACATTTTCACTTAATCAG GCTGCTCAGACATTTGTGATAAAGCAGGGGATATATGTATCTGGAACATCACCTGAGAGCATGAACAATCTCCTGTCAGAAGTTGCTGAATATGGAACATATTACACACGATTGAGTCGCTTCTCTCTTCAGCCAGTCTTAGACTCCCTGTACAACAAAGGGCTTGTATTTCAG GCATTCACAAGTGGATTGAGGAAGTACCTTCAGTATTACCGAGCATGTGTTTTGTCAACACCTCCCACTTTAAGCCTTCTAACAATCAGTTTTCTCTTCAGAAAATTAGGGCGACAGCTAAG GTATTTAGCTGAGCTCTGTGGCATAGGAACAACTGTTCTGGGGATCAGCAGAGGTGCTGGTGCTTCATTTCCTACG ggagTAAGATTGCTTTCATACTTGTACAAAGAGGCTCTCAATAACTGTAGTAATGAACATTACCCAGTTCTTCTGTCATTGTTAAAAACCAGCTGTGAACCATATACCAG GTTTATCTATGATTGGGTGTACAGTGGTGTATTCAGGGATGTTTATGGCGAATTCATGATTCAAGTGAATGAGGATTATCTTAGCTTCAGAG ATAAACATTACTGGACCCATGgatatattttgatttcaaaagaagtAGAAGATTGTGTCCCTGTGTTTCTGAAGCATATTGCCAATGATGTATACATTTGTGGGAAAACCATAAACTTATTGAAATTGTGTTGTCCCAGG GTCTCAGTCACAGGGTGTAGAAACATGATCCTGTTATATCAGTTCCATTTTCATATCTGGATGTATGTGTTGTACCTAAAG CATTACATATGCTGGTCAGATATCCCTGTTCCTCGGATTTCTGTTATTTTTTCCCTTGAGGAGCTGAAAGAGATTGAGAGAGACTGTGCAGTATATGTGGGTCGAATGGAAAGAATTGCCCGTTACAGTTCTATTAGCAAGGAAGAAAAG GATTTGCGCATGGAGATTGCAAAACAGGAGTTGATTGTTCATGCTAGAGAAACAGCTAGTAAAGTACTAAAAGCCATTAATG ATCAACAAATATCAGAAAGAATGACTTTGGATGCAAGGAAACGGGAACAGTTTCAGAAATTAAAAGAACAGTTTGCAAAAGATCAAGAG CGTCGACTTACGATGAAACAGGAGGAGATTGATGATGATTTCAGCTATGCCCGAGAgctcagggagagagagaaaagactgaAAGCCTTAGAAGAGGAACTGGAAAAAAAGGCAAG GCAAGAAATAATTGATCATTATAGCAAACTTTCTGATGATGCAGCCCGTAGGGAGCAAAGAGCTTTATGGAAAATCCAGCGGCACAAACTGGAAACAGCCCGTCTCAACTTTCTATTAGAAGATCAAAAACATATCGAG GAGATGcttgaaaaacttcctaatgggAAGTACAGGAGGAAATTAGACATTATTCCGCATAAGCAATGCCAAACAGTTTCACTTGTGGACGCAGCTGTAGAAGAACCAAGCTCTCAG GTATCTTCTGTGGAACCTGTGCATTCTGACAATAATGTTGTCAGAGGTGATTCTGAATCTGGACTGAAGAGTGTTACTTCTGCTGAAAAACCATTGGCTTTGTCCCGGCCAGTAAATACTCATATTAATCAACGGCCTGAGCAAGATGCAGCAGGAACTGAATCTCAATTACTAAGTACAGAACAAACATGGGATCCATCGCAGAGTGCTAATTCTCTGCCTGAATCCAGTCTAAATATTGAGGATTTCCTACCAGAATCACAGGAAGAACAACCTGCTGCCGTTGGCTCTTTACTAGATGAAGGATCTTTACTAGACGAAGCATTTCAAAATATTAGCTCAGAACTTCCTGAAACTACTCAAATAAGTGAAAGTCAGCGTCTTTTGATAGAAGCACTGCAAGGAGAAGGTAATACACAGTTACATCAGCAAAGTGAATATGATTTTAATACAATTCTCAGGCCAGCTGCTGTTTCACAAGGACATGGCAGAGTTGGAGAAAATGTGTTGGTGGAAACTAGGAGACTTCAGTGGAATATTCATGGACATGTATCCAATGCCAGCTTTAATGTAGGGGAATATGTGCCTTGTGCAGAGACTTCCCAGTCACATTCAAATCCATATGGACATTCTTCAGATTCGCACATAAAGATTGGGGAATATACCTCTGAAGTTGAATCTAGTCGGCCTCGCTGGAATATTCATGGGCATATTTCTGCAGCTCATATTAAAATTGGGGAATATACGTCGGAGGTCGAGTCCTCAAGGCCCAGATGGAATGTTCATGGACATGCCTCAGAAGCCAACATTAAGATTGGTGAGTATGTGTCAAACATAGAGCCTACAAGGCCTCGGTGGAACATCCATGGTCATGCATCTGATGCCAATATCAAGATTGGAGAGAACGTGTCTGAGCCTGTACCATCTAGAGCTCGGTGGAACATCCATGGCCATGCATCTGATGCCAATATCAAGATTGGGGAAAATGTGTCTGAGGCTGTACCATCCAGACCTCGGTGGAATATCCATGGACATGCTTCACAATCACACATTAAAATGGGAGAGCTAGTTTCAGACACTGAACTTTCAAAACCTCGTTGGAGCCCTTTTGGCCATGCATCTCAGTCGAACATTAAAATAGGGGAGTGGTCTCCATCCACAGAAAGTGATCCAATACCTCATAATAAAACCATCTCTGGTCACACATCAGACTCTACAGTTCAGACATTTCAGTGCAATGGAGAGTTTTCTCCCTCTGTTGAAAGTAAGAGAGACAATAAATCATCAGAAGGCAAGGAAGAGGTCTTACCCCAATCACAGTCCTCAGACAGTGTTCCAGTCCTTTCAGATTCTAATATTGAAGGTGAAAAGCAAGAAAACatcacagaagagagagagaaacaagaag TAATTGCAAAAGATGTCAGCAAAGATCTCCCTCCAGAGCTTCCTCAGGGTTCACAG ACAGAGGAACCTGAAAAATCGATTGCCCTGACTGTTACACCTCAAGAAACTTTACTTTCTGAGGCATGTGCTTCTGAGACTAAACagaaggaagatgatgatgatacgTGGAGGAAAGAACAAGCTTATCTGAAAGCCTTATCAGACCAGTATTGCCTTGAAAAATACCAAGACAGCTATGATTTAATGT cagagttGCCAGTTTCCCATCTCTTGCATCATGTGATACCCAGGTCATACACTTTCCCAGTGGATCCTTTGGTACAGTCAGCAACAGATGAAACAGCTGTACAACTAAGTGAGCTTTTATCTTTGCCAGTGCTGATGAAACACTCTATTACTGCTCCACTCGTGTCTCA TGTTTCCCTTGTGAACAAAGCGATAGTCGATTACTACTTTGTGGAACTGAACATAGAGAAGCATTTTGAAGCACTAAGACATTTTTTGTTAATGGAAGATGGAGAGTTTGCTCAGTCACTTAGTGACCTACTATTTGAGAAG CTTGGTTCAGGGCAAACTCCTGGTGAACTTCTGAATCCACTGGTTCTCAATTCTATCTTAAATAAAGCATTACAGTATAGCCTTCACGGAGACACCCAGCTTGCTTCCAATCTTTCTTTTGCACTCAAGTACCTTCCAGAAATGTTCAAACCCAATGCTCCTGATGCTCTGAACTGCTTGGAGCTACGGTACAAG gttGATTGGCCTCTGAACATTGTCATTACCGAGAGCTGCATGAATAAATACAACAAGATCTTCTCCTTTTTGCTGCAGTTGAAGCACATGGTGTGGACTCTCAAGGATATTTGGTTCCACTTAAAACGTACTG catTAGTGAGTCGTGCATCAAATTCTGTTCAATTTCGACAGCTTCAGCTGTATAAACATGAAATGCAGCACTTTGTTAAAGTTATTCAAGGTTACATTGCTAACCAAATATTGCATGTAACATGGTGTGAATTTGGAAATAAACTGTCTTCTGTAGGAAACCTGGAAGAAATTCACAGAACACATGCAGAATACCTCAACAAAGCAATTTTCAG agGACTATTGACTGAGAAGGCCACCCCTGTGATGAACATTATTCACAGCATCTTCAGTCTCATTTTGAAGTTCCGCAGCCAATTAATCTCTCAGTCATGGAACTTTGATGCTGGCGAGCAAATGGCTGTTCATCCCAACTTTGGTTTGATGCAACAATCTTATAATACTTTCAAATATTACTCTCACTTCTTATTCAAAG TGGTAACCAAACTTGTAAATAGGGGATACCAACCTCACCTGGAGGACTTCCTGCTGCGAATCAACTTTAACAACTACTACAAAGATAATTGA